ATATGGAATAAGCGAATGTAATGAAAAAACCGTCTTGATGGTAGATGCTGTTAAAGGCAATATAAATTTTATAAAAGATGTTAAAGATTTGCTCGCTCCATTTTTTGAAAAGAAAAAAATTGACAAAAATTCTCCTGAAGGTAAGTTGCTTAGTGATGCTGATGTTATTAAGACTTTTGATTACGTTTTGAGAAACATTGAGAATTTAGAATTTGAGAAAACTGCAGTTGAGAATTTTTTAGAGAGTTTAAGAGAAAAAATCAAACTGCCTTCAAAAAAGATATATCACCCACTTCGTGTTGCTTTGTTTTACTCAAAGAATGGTCCAGAACTTTACAAATTATTTCTTATTCTTGGAAAAGATGAGGTTAAATTCAGATTGAAAGAGGCTCTTGAGTTTACTAAGTCATCAATTCAAGAGCAGTAAGCACGGCAACAACACCTGCAAATTGTGATCTAACTATACCTGAAGTAAGTTTTACAAAATGAATTCCTTGTTCTTTAAAGTAGTTTAATTCTACGTTTGAAAAGCCGCCTTCAGGACCTATAAAAAATCTTACAGGTTGGTTAATTGAAACTATTTGTTGTAAGTTTATTAAGGTGTTTTCTCCTTTTGGATGCAATAAGATTGAATTTGTTATTATTTCTTTAGGTAGATTTTCTAAGTTTTCAAAATATGAAATCTGTGGAACAAAACATACTTCGCTTTGCTCAGCAGTATTTATAGCTATTTCGCTAAGTCTTTCAAGGT
This genomic interval from Caldisericaceae bacterium contains the following:
- a CDS encoding RNA methyltransferase, whose product is GEKISLFDEKHIYEGFLEEITKNNLLIKIDNIKDIEKRKFNFEIIQAVIDKNELELAIRLLISAYVKKIYLFKSERSNIDIKEKYLERLSEIAINTAEQSEVCFVPQISYFENLENLPKEIITNSILLHPKGENTLINLQQIVSINQPVRFFIGPEGGFSNVELNYFKEQGIHFVKLTSGIVRSQFAGVVAVLTALELMT
- a CDS encoding glutamate--tRNA ligase, translating into SKDEREFFTKEELINLFTLESVNKAPAVFDLEKLKWMNHKYILEKDSKELCEEVIQDIKTSYGISECNEKTVLMVDAVKGNINFIKDVKDLLAPFFEKKKIDKNSPEGKLLSDADVIKTFDYVLRNIENLEFEKTAVENFLESLREKIKLPSKKIYHPLRVALFYSKNGPELYKLFLILGKDEVKFRLKEALEFTKSSIQEQ